Proteins encoded by one window of Conger conger chromosome 1, fConCon1.1, whole genome shotgun sequence:
- the LOC133109219 gene encoding leucine-rich repeat-containing protein 3B-like: protein MTVLDLWLTRSVPMCLLLQSLVLMAVCFHPASMCPKGCTCVHGDGLNVTCGHAQLKEIPLDLPPDTALLWLDHNQITSIPDQVFKELHLLRELNLSHNAIGTLGENAFRGLESNLLVLDLSYNRITTVQKDVFALLKAHVNMDNNPWHCDCTLQQVLKGMAYNHESASRLLCKSSELHEHGPPRPFLAIDADLCNLAKRTTDYAMLVTMFGWFTMVISYVVYYVRQNQEDARRHLEYLKSLPSKQKKPDEGDDISTVV from the coding sequence ACTGTGCTGGACCTGTGGCTGACCCGCTCTGTCCCCATGTGCCTGCTGCTCCAAAGCCTGGTCCTCATGGCCGTGTGCTTTCACCCCGCCAGCATGTGCCCCAAGGGCTGCACCTGCGTCCACGGCGACGGCCTCAACGTCACCTGCGGCCACGCCCAGCTGAAAGAGATCCCGCTGGACCTGCCCCCGGACACCGCCCTGCTCTGGCTCGACCACAACCAGATCACCTCCATCCCCGACCAGGTCTTCAAGGAGCTGCACCTCCTGCGGGAGCTCAACCTGTCCCACAACGCCATCGGGACTCTGGGCGAAAACGCTTTCAGGGGCCTGGAGAGCAACCTGCTTGTGCTGGACCTGTCGTACAACAGGATCACCACCGTGCAGAAGGACGTGTTCGCGCTGCTCAAGGCCCACGTCAACATGGACAACAACCCGTGGCACTGTGACTGCACTCTGCAGCAGGTGCTCAAGGGCATGGCCTACAACCACGAGTCCGCCAGCCGGCTGCTGTGCAAGAGCTCCGAGCTGCACGAGCACGGTCCGCCCCGGCCTTTCCTCGCCATCGACGCCGACCTCTGCAACCTGGCCAAGCGCACCACCGACTACGCCATGCTGGTCACCATGTTCGGCTGGTTCACCATGGTCATCTCCTACGTGGTGTACTACGTGCGGCAGAACCAGGAGGACGCTCGCAGGCACCTGGAGTACCTGAAATCCCTCCCCAGTAAACAGAAGAAGCCAGATGAGGGGGATGACATCAGTACTGTGGTATGA